Part of the Elusimicrobiaceae bacterium genome, AGTCCATGTAAAAATAAGCCACTAAGGAACCGTCTTTTTGATTGAGTATTTTAAATGCTTTTACGTCTTCGTGCCAAACAGGGATATTGACCGGCTCAAAGGAAATACCGAACAAATGACCGAACAAATCCAACATTCCCTCAATTACTACATCGGAAGGAAAATATTCTTTGATTTTTTCCGGATCTAAATCTAAGTGTTCTTTTTTGTATTGAGTTGCCCAATAACCGCTTTCATACGGATATAAAGTACGGCTTTTACTGCCTTGCTTTTGGTTTTTGTAAGCGATTAAATTTTTATCTTCCGTTTTAGCCATTGGTTTTAATCTTTTTTCTAAATCTTTTAAAAACCCAAACACATTGTCCGGATTTTTAGCCATACGATTTTCCAACTTTAATTGGGCATGATTTTTATAACCTAACAACTGTGCAATCTGTTGGCGCAAAGATAATGTTTTTTCCAACAGTTCCACATTTTCCTGTCCACCTCGTCGGTTGTATTTATACTCCAACTCTTTGCGCGCTTGCGTGTTGGCGGAATTGAGCATAAAAGGCACATAATCGGGATAATCTAAGGTGACACGATATTTGCCGTCTTCGGTTTTTTGCAATTTGGAGATATAATCCTCTCCCAATCCTTGCAGTTGTTCTTGTGTCACATCTAAATGGTCTTTATATTCTTGTACGTTTTTATCAAATTGAATAATATATTGCGCTTTTTCTTTATTTAACTTTTTAAAAGTTTCCAAATCTTCATCACTCAAATCCATACCGCTATTTTTAAAACCGATCATCATATCCTTGAGCAGCAAGGCTTGGTCCGGCTCTAATTGCGGGTTAGTGTCGGCATAGGCTTTAATGGCGCGGTAAATATCGCGGCGTGTAGCCACATCCACCATATATTGACTCATTTGCATCTGCAGGGCAAGAGCCGCATCGCGGAAGTTTTTATCCGTAGATACATAAGATAAAAATCCGCTCATGCCCAACGCATCACCATAATGTTCAAAAGCACGCTCATAGCCCATGATGGTATTTTCAAAAGTACGCTTCTCATCTGCAATAGCCACCAAATCGGCCAATTCTTTTTCCAACTGCTCTCGGGCCTTTGCTTCTGTAGGGATCAAATCTTCGGCCTTATAATCAAAATGCAAAACACCATTACGGAACATATTTTCCATACCATTCACTCCCGCCGCTAGGGCTATCATTACACAAAGTAATAAAGTTTTTTTCATATTTTCTCTTTAATTTGTTAAACTAATTAAACCGGCTGAGGTACAATCGCCGCTATATAATTACAACATAATAATTTCTTATTTTGTTATAATTTATATTATATTTAATTCACAAGGAATTAAGAGAAAAAATGTACGAACCGTTTGTACCCAAAGAAATATTCCTGACCAAAGGAATCGGCAGACACAAAGAAAAACTCGCAAGCTTTGAAGAAGCATTGCGCGATGCAAAGATTGCTCCGTTCAACATTGTGCCTGTTTCCAGCATTTTCCCCCCGGGATGCAAAATCATTCCCGTATCTAAAGGGGTCAAGCAATTGCGTACCGGACAAGTGTTGCACTGTGTAATCAGCCGCAATACCAGCAACGAGTACCGCCGTATGATTGCTGCTTCCGTCGGTGTGGCCATTCCCAAAGACGGCAAACACAACCACGGTTATCTGTCTGAGCACCACAGCTTCGGTGAAACCGACAAACAAGCCGGTGACTATGCTGAAGATTTGGCCGCTATGATGCTTTCTACTACCTTAGGCATTGACTTTGATAATGATACCACGTGGGACCAGAAAGAAGAAATCTGGAAAATGAGCGGAAAAATCGTTCGCACCACCAACATCACCCAATCTGCCGTTTGTGCAGAAGGTGTGTGGACCACGGTGATCGCTGCCGCTGTGTTTGTAAAATAACAATCACTCAGGATTTGTTGTGAGCGATAACGTACAAACTGATAAGTTTATGGGGCTAGAGAGCAAAAACAGCTCTCTAGCCCGTTGTAAATTCGCCGTCGTGCCCGTACCGTTTGAAAAAACGGTTTGTTATGGTCACGGTACGGCCAAAGGCCCTGCCGCTATTATCGAAGCCTCTACCCAAATTGAGTTATGGGACGAAGAAACCAAAACCGAAACTTGGCAGGAAGGCATCGCCACCTTGCCGGCTATTAATTGTGCCGGTTCTACCAATAAAGCCTTTAAAGAAATGGACAAAACTGTACGCAACATCATGCAGTACAAACAATGTGTTCCTTTTTATATCGGTGGTGAACATACGGTCACGCAGGCCTTAGCCCAACCTTACATTGAAACTCATAAAAATTTGAGCATTTTACACTTTGATGCTCATGCCGATTTGCGTGAAACCTTTGAAGGAACGCCCAAAAGCCATGCTTGCGCTTTGTTTCCGGCCTCTCGCCAAGTGCCCGTAGTACAAGTGGGTATCCGTAGCGTAGCCAGCGAAGAAAAGCAATATATCAATGAAGGAAACGTGACAACGTTTTTAATGCACGAACATCGTGATATCAACAAATTGATTCCGCAAGTGCTTAAAAAATTAACGGATACGGTTTACATTACCATTGATGTAGACGGTTTTGATCCGTCCGTTATTCCTGCTACCGGCACGCCGCAGCCCGGCGGATTTATGTGGTATGAAGCGTTGGACTTGTTCCGCGCGGTCATTGAAAAGAAAAATATTGTGGCCGTTGACGTGGTAGAAGCCTGCCAACGCAAAGCCGACCCGATTACGGAGTTTAACACCGCCAAGCTCATTTACCGCATGATGGGTTATTTAACCGTAAAAGGACAAAAGAAAAAATAATTTTTCTCTAACAAAAAACCCCCGCTATTAAGCGGGGGTTTTATTTTAATATCTTTTCTCTTAGAAATAGAACCGAGCCGTTAAAGCACCGCTCAAACCACTGCGGTCAGAGAGTACCCATCCGTCTTTTTTCACTTTAGCACCAATATTATATTTAGCTTCCAACCCTAAGGCAAAAAGTTCGCTAAATCTATATTCAGCACCGGCTACGACATGGGGAAATATTTTACTATCACTTAAAGATTCAGAATCTTTCGTTTCGGAAATATCAATACCACCCAGAGTTTCCACTTCTTCTTCATAATCATAACTCAATTTGCTGCGAACAAAGGTGACACCGGCCCCTGCATAAAAACTCCAATTTTTTATACCATTGTCTCTTTTGTAATAAACGGTCACAGGAATGGCATAGGTTTCTTCTTTGAGAGAAGCTTCTTCTTCGGTCACATAAGAACCGCTGATTGTTTTAGCAGATTTTTCTGCTTTATTTTCGCCAAAACCTTCATATCCCAAGCGAACACCTATTTTATCAGCTTCGCTATTTAAATCCCACTCATACAATGCTTCCAATCCGGCAAAAACTTCTTCTTCTTCCAAAGAATTTTGGGGAGCGGTAATGGCAGAATCAAAATTCTTAATGCTTTTGGGGTCATTTTCGCCAACACCTACTTTCAGCCCCAAACCCCAATTGTTTGCAAAAACAGCGGGGGAAAAGAATAACACGCCTAATATGGCTACGAATAATTTTCTCATTTACTTATCTCCTTTTTTAATTAGACATCACCAAAGTATAACATATTTTTTTGAGAAATTTATTAATTATTAAGAATTTTTCTTAATAATTAGTTGTTAAAAAATGACATAAAAAAGCGCAAAGAAAAATTCTTTGCGCTTTTATCAGAAAACAAAATAAGATTTACACACTCGGAGGTAAAGGCCCTGTTTCCTTGCCGGTGGCAGCTTGCCAAGGAGTTTTTAGACCTTCTTTGGCTATTTCATCAAACCCCCATTTATCATTAAAAGAAAGAACTTTTTGATATTGTTTAACAGCTTTTTCGCGCTCGCCCAATACGTCATACACTTGCCCCAAGCGGTACTCATTCCATATTCCCAACGGCTGGGCTCTTGATTAGCCAATGCTTTCTGCATTTCTTCAAAAGCGGATTTCGCCTTTTGCCACATACCTTTAGCCATATAAGAGGTGCCGATGGCCGTATACGCGCGAGAAATATAAATTTCTTTATAAAATTTATCACTGCCGATTAAGGATAAGAATTCTTTTCCCCCTGCCAAAACTTCGTCGTAATGCCCCGTCTCAAACAAACAAATAATTTCCACATAATGCATCAGAGGATTTTTAGGAAATTTGGCACGGATTTGGCGAATATATTCCAACGACTTTTCCGGCGCATAATATTTGGTATTGCGACGGTTGTTTTGCACATCAATCAAAATCAGTTTTGCACTATTATCGGTGAAAGTGGCTTTTTCACGCGCCAAATTAAGATACGCCACTCCTTTGTTCGGGTCGCCTTTAATAGCCACGATTTTAGCCAAAATTTTAATCACACTCGGCAAGGTGCCCGCATAATATTGATAAATCCCAAGCCCAAAAAAAGCATCATAATACGTTGGGTCTAACTCTAAAGCTTTTTCCAAATTTTTAATAGCCTTTCTACCGGAGAAATAGGAAGTAATCCAACTGCGGTTGCGCATGGCAAACATGGCTCTAAGACCGTACAATGCGCCAATACCCATAAACGCATTCGGATCCTTGGGATTATCTTTAAGCCAAAGTTTAATACCACTAATGGAATCATCTAAGGTTTTTTCAAATATCTTTCTTTGTTTATCATCGCTGGTTTCAAACTCATACTCATAACGCGCCCAAGCAATCATTGCATTGCCAAAGTGTCCGAACGGATGATTAGGATACAAAGAAAAAACCTGTGCAATACTATTGTTGGCCGTCTCAAAATCCAGGCTATACACACCCTCAATGCCTACAGTGACAGGCCCTATAATATCTTCAGGCAATTTAATTTCCGCACGCACGGGAGAAACAAGGCTCGCCGCAAAAAATGCGGCGAGCAAAAAAGCAAAAAACTTCTTCATTATTTCTTAGCCTCTATTTTATCTTTACCAAAATAAGGACGTAAGGCTTGCGGAATAATTACAGAGCCGTCGGCTTGTTGGAAGTTTTCCAAAATAGCGGCGAAGGTACGACCTACGGCCAAACCGCTGCCGTTCAAGGTATGCACATATTCCAATTTGCCTTGAGCATTTTTATAGCGAAGGCCCATGCGACGAGCTTGGAAATCCAAACAGTTAGAGCAGGAAGAAATCTCGCGGAAACGGTTTTCGCTAGGCATCCAGACTTCAATATCATAAGTTTTGGCGGAAGAAAATCCGATATCGCCGGAGCACAATTCCACCACGCGGTAAGGAATGCCCAATTCTTTTAATACGTCTTGTGCATCAGATACCATCACTTCCAACATATTGAAGGATTCTTCCGGTTTAGAAAGCATCACCAACTCTACTTTATTAAATTGGTGATTACGGATTAAACCACGCGTATCTTTACCATAGGTACCGGATTCTTTGCGGAAACAAGGTGTATAGGCGGTCAGTTTAATAGGAAATTCGCTTTCAGCAATCGTGCGTGCGCGATTTAAGTTGGTCAACGGAATTTCGGCCGTAGAGATTAAGAATTGTTTTGGCTCACCTGTAAGTTCATACATGTCTTCGCGGAATTTGGGCAACTGACCGGTACCGTATAAAATTTCTTCGTTCACGATAACAGGAGGTAAAATTTCGGTATAACCTTTGCGGGCGTGCAAATCAAGCATAAAAGAGATAATAGCACGCTCCAAACGGGCACCGTCACCTTTATACAAGGCAAAGCGGCTGCCGGATAGAGTAGCGGCGGCGGCAAAATCCAAAATGCCCAAATTTTCACCTACGGATTGATGGTCTAAAGGAGTAAAATCGAATTTAGGAAGTTCCGCCGTACAGGCAATATATTCCGGATTATCAGCATCGCTTGTTCCTACAGGAATGCCTTCATACGGCATATTAGGAATGCTTAACAACAAATCGTCAATTTTCTTTTTGAGCCGATCCAATACTGCTTCTTTTTGCGCCATTTCTTCTTTTAATTGTCCCACTTGAGCCATCGCTTCTTTGGCAGCTTCGTCTCCCTGCTCTTTTTTAATTTGACCGATTTGTTTAGACAGGCTATTACGTTTGGCGCGCAATTCTTCTACTGCTGTCAAGATTTTTTTATAAGATTCATATTCCGCCAATACCTCATCAATTTGAGCGGCTAATGCCGGTTTGCGCAAAGACAAGCGGCGTTTGGTTTCCTGCGGATTTGCAATAATTTGTTTAATATCCAACATACATATACCTCTTTTATTCTTCTAAATTTACCATATATGGTTGCGGAAAGAAGTGGCGGTACGGCTTAATCGTTTTGGTGGCATACTCTAAAGCATACATACTTAACAGACGGCTGCTTACCGGAGCAACGGAACTTTGGCTTAAAATCAACGTGACCGTTAAAACCAAAAAAACAATCGTCAAAACTTTTACCACGAAAAAAAATCCATTCAAAGCCAAAGAAGACAATTTCTTTTGTTGTTCCGTCACAGCTCTCATTATTTCCCCCGAAGTTTGGAAAGTTCTTTTGTAAAACTCTTTACCAAACTGCGCGCAATATAATCAGCTGCGTCTAAAGCGCTGGAACTTTCTTCATCTAAAGAACCTATCCACACAATTTCCGCCGTTTCAACATCTACCAACTTGGCAATAATGCCCACTTGAGCATTAATAGTATATTCGGCAGGCCTTACATCAGAACTATGGGAGTATTGTGTGCCGACTTGCTGAGTATAAGCGGCGTAGCTACCATCTGCCAACTGCATAACGTTTTGGCGATACACCGGGCGAGACTCTGTGCGACGGCTGGACACCATAGTCAGTTCTGTACGAGTGGGAGTATAAGAAGTCACTTCTCCTATCAAAAGCACATCTACACCTAAAATTTCGCCAATTTTACGGGTTGTGGCAGGAGATAAATAACCGGAAACAGAAATATTATGTTCGTGTAATACCTGCTCTAATTGGGCACGCTCCACCACTTTAAAGCCAGACTGAATCAAATATTTAGCAAACAAATTCTCCACCCCACTCAGCCCATTATAAGGAGAAGCAAACCCCATAATGCCGATGCGATTCATCTGGTTAAAATCATAACTCTGGCTAATTACCGTCTTAGGAGTACAGCCGGAGAAGACAAATAAAAAAGCCACTAAAAAAAACAAAAGTTTTTTCATACTCTCATTATATAATTTTTATACCTGCCAAAACCCCGTAAAACGAAATGATATAATTTAATTATGAACGAATTGTTTATTCAAAAGGCCAAAAATCTTAAACTTTTACTCACCGATATAGACGGTGTGATGACTGATAGCAAACTCTGTTGGTACACTGACCCAAGCGGACAACGCATAGAAATCAAGAACTTTGAGTCTTTAGATGGTATGGGCATGATATTTTTGCATTCGTGCGGGGTGCGTACCGGCATTATTTCACGCGGAAATGCCCCTGTTCTGGCTGATTGGGCAAGACTGCTGGGAATGGATATTTTATATTACCATGCCATGAACAAACCCCAAGCGCTATTAGATGCTTGTCAACGATTTGGTGTTTCTGTACAAGAGACGGCTTTTATCGGCGATGATATTATTGATTTGGGAGTCATGAAAACCGTAGGTCTTCCTTTAACGGTGGCCAATGGTGTGCAAGAAGTAAAAGATGTATCTCTTTATATTTCTTCCAAACGGGGCGGAGAAGGTGCCGTACGAGAGATTTGCGAACAAATCTTAAAAGCGCGCGGCCAATGGGAAAAAATAGTGGATGAAGTGGCCTCCGGTCATTTTCAAGATCCGCGTCCGGAATTAATCATTGTCAAACCTGAAACAAAAAATTAGAATATAAAGGTAGTTTTACTAATAAGGAGAATTATGAAAAAACTAATCATTTTAGCGGCTCTCTTGTGTGCTCCAGCTTTATATGCGGCTGAACGCTATACTTGCTGCGATTACGAAGAAACCCCGCAGTATGGTTTATACACCAACACAACCCGCGTAGAGTTTTTTGGCGGAGTGGCTTTGCCCGATGGTGAATGGGACGAAAACAACCAAACGTTAGAAATTGCAGATACCGGTTTTTCCGCCGGAGTAGCTTTTGTACGCAATATTTTGCCATGGTTCACTTTAGGATTAGACGGCAATTATACCGGTTTTTCTAAAGGAGAAGACATCACCCTCACGTCCGGAGATACGGTAAACTATCGCTCCGGCGTAGGTACGGGCTTAGTGGCAGGACGTGTGTATCTGTTCCCCAAATCCATGACCCGTCTATACGGTACGGCCGGTATCGGTGCAGGCTATATGTACGCCAGAGAGAAAAACCTCGCCACTGATAAAAAAGAAAATTACGACAGCACCGATGTAGCTTGGATGTTAGGTGCCGGTTTGGAATTTGACATTGATGAAACAGTCGTTTTCGGTGCCGAAGGCCGCTACAATTGGGTCGGTCTGCGCAGCGATATGAAAGACCATTTCGGTCATGATAACTTCCAATACTGGACCATCATGCTCAAACTGGGTGTAAAGTTTTAAAATGCAAATTTGAAATTGCAGCACATCAAAAAGCCGCCTTTTCGGGCGGCTTTTTACATATTGTCAGGCATAAAAAAACACCCTCTCGGGTGTATTGCTATAACATAAAAGTATTTTTAAAAACTTTTTAAGTCTGGATAGATAACTGTGTACTGTAAAAGGCCGGAGGCCGAGGTACCCGACCGAAATGCGAGAGCGAAGCGGTAAGTCATGAGGGAGGCCATCTGCCACAAGCATAAAGCTTGTAATGAACTTCACATAATGTAGTAAAATGGGAGCAGATAGTACATTGATAAAGGAAGTGATCAAACTATGAAACGTAATGTCCTTTTATTATTGTCGCTATTTTGTGCCTCGTGTGTATCTGTATTTACTCAAACTTTTACACCAGATACCAGTTTAGTAATAGACCCCACGCCGCAAGAGGCGAGTGCCTTTTATGATAAAACGAGACCGCCCTTTTTGGCTGTTTATCAAAAAGGTAAGAAAACGCTTGTATTGTTAGCCGCTTCACACGGGCCGCAATCTTTACCCGCTGTACAATATGCTTTTGAGGAATATACCCCGAACGTGGCCTTGATTGAGAGAGAGCCGGGGTTCCATTTTGGTAATTGCAACGAACATGAAGACGCTTATACGGCTGCTTTGAGTGGAAAAAATAATATCCCACTTGTGCGCACGGACGCTGATTTAGAAACCCAATGGAAGTATGCTAAAAAGCACGGATTTTCATATGACGACTTCCAAATGTTTTGGATAATCCGCAACGCGTATGGTTTTGCTAAATACGAGGGAAAACAAACCAATGCCGCACAAGAAATAAGAGATTATAAACGCACTGTGCATAATCCAGTGTGGGGAGAATTATTTACTGAAGAACGATTACTTGCTTATTTCAATAAACACTATCACAAGGATTTTAATACCACGGATTTTATTTCGTTCTATATGGACTTAATGGAAGTATCTCCCAAAGAGTGGGTACGTGAAACTCCGTTTTATAAAATTATGCACGGACAACCTGATGTACGTAGTGTGTTT contains:
- a CDS encoding HAD hydrolase family protein, whose product is MNELFIQKAKNLKLLLTDIDGVMTDSKLCWYTDPSGQRIEIKNFESLDGMGMIFLHSCGVRTGIISRGNAPVLADWARLLGMDILYYHAMNKPQALLDACQRFGVSVQETAFIGDDIIDLGVMKTVGLPLTVANGVQEVKDVSLYISSKRGGEGAVREICEQILKARGQWEKIVDEVASGHFQDPRPELIIVKPETKN
- a CDS encoding porin family protein, giving the protein MRKLFVAILGVLFFSPAVFANNWGLGLKVGVGENDPKSIKNFDSAITAPQNSLEEEEVFAGLEALYEWDLNSEADKIGVRLGYEGFGENKAEKSAKTISGSYVTEEEASLKEETYAIPVTVYYKRDNGIKNWSFYAGAGVTFVRSKLSYDYEEEVETLGGIDISETKDSESLSDSKIFPHVVAGAEYRFSELFALGLEAKYNIGAKVKKDGWVLSDRSGLSGALTARFYF
- the serS gene encoding serine--tRNA ligase encodes the protein MLDIKQIIANPQETKRRLSLRKPALAAQIDEVLAEYESYKKILTAVEELRAKRNSLSKQIGQIKKEQGDEAAKEAMAQVGQLKEEMAQKEAVLDRLKKKIDDLLLSIPNMPYEGIPVGTSDADNPEYIACTAELPKFDFTPLDHQSVGENLGILDFAAAATLSGSRFALYKGDGARLERAIISFMLDLHARKGYTEILPPVIVNEEILYGTGQLPKFREDMYELTGEPKQFLISTAEIPLTNLNRARTIAESEFPIKLTAYTPCFRKESGTYGKDTRGLIRNHQFNKVELVMLSKPEESFNMLEVMVSDAQDVLKELGIPYRVVELCSGDIGFSSAKTYDIEVWMPSENRFREISSCSNCLDFQARRMGLRYKNAQGKLEYVHTLNGSGLAVGRTFAAILENFQQADGSVIIPQALRPYFGKDKIEAKK
- a CDS encoding arginine decarboxylase, pyruvoyl-dependent codes for the protein MYEPFVPKEIFLTKGIGRHKEKLASFEEALRDAKIAPFNIVPVSSIFPPGCKIIPVSKGVKQLRTGQVLHCVISRNTSNEYRRMIAASVGVAIPKDGKHNHGYLSEHHSFGETDKQAGDYAEDLAAMMLSTTLGIDFDNDTTWDQKEEIWKMSGKIVRTTNITQSAVCAEGVWTTVIAAAVFVK
- the speB gene encoding agmatinase, with amino-acid sequence MSDNVQTDKFMGLESKNSSLARCKFAVVPVPFEKTVCYGHGTAKGPAAIIEASTQIELWDEETKTETWQEGIATLPAINCAGSTNKAFKEMDKTVRNIMQYKQCVPFYIGGEHTVTQALAQPYIETHKNLSILHFDAHADLRETFEGTPKSHACALFPASRQVPVVQVGIRSVASEEKQYINEGNVTTFLMHEHRDINKLIPQVLKKLTDTVYITIDVDGFDPSVIPATGTPQPGGFMWYEALDLFRAVIEKKNIVAVDVVEACQRKADPITEFNTAKLIYRMMGYLTVKGQKKK
- a CDS encoding Zn-dependent oligopeptidase: MKKTLLLCVMIALAAGVNGMENMFRNGVLHFDYKAEDLIPTEAKAREQLEKELADLVAIADEKRTFENTIMGYERAFEHYGDALGMSGFLSYVSTDKNFRDAALALQMQMSQYMVDVATRRDIYRAIKAYADTNPQLEPDQALLLKDMMIGFKNSGMDLSDEDLETFKKLNKEKAQYIIQFDKNVQEYKDHLDVTQEQLQGLGEDYISKLQKTEDGKYRVTLDYPDYVPFMLNSANTQARKELEYKYNRRGGQENVELLEKTLSLRQQIAQLLGYKNHAQLKLENRMAKNPDNVFGFLKDLEKRLKPMAKTEDKNLIAYKNQKQGSKSRTLYPYESGYWATQYKKEHLDLDPEKIKEYFPSDVVIEGMLDLFGHLFGISFEPVNIPVWHEDVKAFKILNQKDGSLVAYFYMDLYPREGKFKHAACFDLVGGQENEDGSYQIPFVAIVANMNKPSADTPSLLKHGEVTTLFHEFGHVLHNALTKARYGAQAGTSVSWDFVETPSQLLERWAWNPQVLKKISKHYKTGESLPQDLIERMLAAKNFGAGGSYLRQNFFAQYDMTLHTKKKTPDTTKTYFSLTKKIRNLPLTKNTIPQASFGHIMGGYDAGYYGYLWSEVIAEDFFSEFEKQGIFNQQLGMKLRQEVLEKGGTLDEAEMVKNFLGRKEEIGPFLRSIGLEEK
- a CDS encoding porin family protein, yielding MKKLIILAALLCAPALYAAERYTCCDYEETPQYGLYTNTTRVEFFGGVALPDGEWDENNQTLEIADTGFSAGVAFVRNILPWFTLGLDGNYTGFSKGEDITLTSGDTVNYRSGVGTGLVAGRVYLFPKSMTRLYGTAGIGAGYMYAREKNLATDKKENYDSTDVAWMLGAGLEFDIDETVVFGAEGRYNWVGLRSDMKDHFGHDNFQYWTIMLKLGVKF